From one Lotus japonicus ecotype B-129 chromosome 3, LjGifu_v1.2 genomic stretch:
- the LOC130742455 gene encoding uncharacterized protein LOC130742455 encodes MSMINWCPSSLITYIQQIIKTLAWSFLILACSLLLLAVRNKKPHLPRSLLLAVLLRLLCRFHHSSSCGFCFFFTEVVRSSATASHSAPHLPLPLSSSSFQESHTVSTMASRAILPREQPRGEIKHNMVAGEVSASQGMRQRRTRSQALNL; translated from the exons ATGAGCATGATTAACTGGTGCCCCTCCTCTCTTATCACCTACATCCAACAAATCATTAAAACCCTAGCTTGGTCTTTTCTCATTCTCGCGTGCAGCTTGCTGCTTCTCGCCGTGCGAAATAAAAAACCGCACCTTCCTAGATCGCTGCTTCTCGCCGTGTTGCTTCGTCTTCTCTGTCGCTTCCATCACTCAAGCTCGTGTgggttctgcttcttcttcactGAGGTCGTCCGCTCCAGCGCGACTGCATCCCACAGCGCGCCGCACCTTCCGCTGCCATTATCGAG TTCCAGTTTTCAAGAATCACATACCGTATCAACCATGGCTTCTAGAGCTATTCTTCCCCGTGAACAACCCAGAG GTGAGATTAAACACAACATGGTAGCAGGAGAAGTAAGCGCATCACAAGGAATGCGGCAGAGAAGAACAAG AAGCCAAGCACTGAACTTGTGA
- the LOC130742461 gene encoding probable WRKY transcription factor 69: MYHRRFKINTRQLYASDSPNDLEPEPISEPGPASPSSGEDIKTEAPSPKKRREMKKRVVTLPIGDVDGSKSKGETYPPSDSWAWRKYGQKPIKGSPYPRGYYRCSSSKGCPARKQVERSRVDPTKLMVTYSYEHNHSLPVPKSHSSAASATATTSSDGAADTPATPTESTAMLPPEEDLTVFATHPDLEFTGDSAVLLGHHHHHADFGWFDDVASTGVLESPICDEVEDVMLTMREEDESLFADLGELPECSAVFRRRNILSTSTIQCDGITG; encoded by the exons ATGTACCACCGTAGATTCAAAATCAACACCCGGCAATTATACGCCTCTGACAGCCCAAATGACCTTGAGCCCGAGCCCATCTCTGAGCCCGGGCCCGCTTCACCTTCTTCCGGTGAAGACATAAAAACTGAAGCACCATCTCCCAAGAAAAG GAGGGAGATGAAGAAGAGGGTGGTGACTTTACCAATCGGTGACGTGGATGGATCTAAGAGCAAAGGAGAGACATATCCACCGTCCGATTCATGGGCCTGGAGAAAGTACGGTCAGAAGCCCATCAAAGGTTCCCCTTATCCCAG GGGATACTACCGATGCAGCAGTTCAAAGGGATGCCCCGCAAGGAAGCAAGTTGAAAGAAGCCGCGTGGACCCCACAAAGCTCATGGTCACCTACTCCTACGAACACAACCACTCCCTCCCCGTTCCCAAATCACATTCCTCCGCCGCCTCCGCCACCGCAACCACCTCCAGCGACGGCGCTGCTGACACTCCCGCCACGCCTACCGAGTCCACCGCCATGTTGCCGCCGGAGGAGGATCTGACGGTTTTCGCCACGCATCCCGATCTGGAATTCACCGGCGACTCGGCGGTTCTGCtcggccaccaccaccaccacgcagATTTCGGGTGGTTCGACGACGTGGCCTCCACCGGCGTTCTTGAAAGTCCGATCTGCGACGAGGTGGAGGATGTGATGCTAACGATGAGGGAGGAAGACGAGTCGCTGTTTGCCGATCTCGGCGAGTTGCCGGAGTGTTCGGCGGTTTTCCGGCGAAGGAATATTCTGAGCACCAGCACGATACAGTGTGATGGCATCACAGGATAA